From the genome of Paralichthys olivaceus isolate ysfri-2021 chromosome 4, ASM2471397v2, whole genome shotgun sequence:
ATTATGAGGCAGTATCAGCAGAGTCAACAGCTCAGGATACCATGGATATGTGAATATGGTGCTGAATTTGCCAGTATTTTGGAAGGTAAAAATGGTTGTGCATGACATAGCTGATATGTTTTATGTGAAGCACAGTATTTTGGTGTCAGCAGAAAGACTCCACTTAGAAAACTGTACAATGGTGCTACTGTCTCCATTCCAAATAATAATCTTGGATGAGCTTGACAGACATGCaatgttgaaaatgtgtcttCAGATTTATCCTGAAAATTGTATCACAGAGGTTGACTTTTAAAAAAgagtaactttttttaatttaatttactctatAGATGGATCTAGAGCAGAAAGGTTAGCATACGATATGCTCAGTGAGGTGCAAACAGTAACAGTTTTGAAGAACCCATCAATGACCTTCTAACAGAACCATGATCGGCTATTATTAAGCAGTACATATTTGTTAATGTCATGAGAAAAGGTATGCATCCAAACACATCATTAGCCAATTTTCCTGGCTTTAACCCAATACGGACAGACATTTCTATGGAAAGCCAGTAGAACTTTGGAGCTTCCAGGGAACAGCCACCTCAAACCCATCATTTCTTCCTGTTGAGCGGATTGCTGTAAAATGTGTGCTCTGCATTTAAGCAATGCAACAGAAAAGGGGACTGTAGTCGTGCGTGCATGCGCGTTCTTGGACCGAACTAGGCAAGCACATATACACCGGGTCTCTTGACCCACACATGTCCACAAACGTCCACCCATGTCCACCCACGTCGTCGCGGCTGCTCCAGCTTCAGGAGCCCAGCCTACTGCAAGAGAccagaaccaggttaccagcatgctcttattgattgcctgattacctgattctgcacaaCTGTccgatcaccggctgagccactcctccctgttgtccagcagttggcgccctaaccacacCCCACCGCCACACTATGTATGTACTGATATGTAAAACAATCCTCATGGGagagtattaaaataaaattttgaaataaattgcactgtttctgtctctttttttaaataacattgtaTACCATTGCTAATGGTATACCATTGCTAATGGTATACAATGTTATTCATTATAGCATAATTACTGACATGGGGGAGGCAGTAGcacagtccatagcgacttgggtTGGGAACCAGAGGtgctagttcacctcctgggcactgccgaggtgcccttgagcaaggcgcCGAATCCCCCCAATTACTCCCCGAGCGCCTTCATGGCTgaccactgttccgtgtgtggtcactgtgtggattgtgttccatgtgttccatgtgttccatgtgtgctccgttcacacagatgggttaaatacagaggtcaaatttcctcATATTTGCATGCAgtgtgtgggaccaaaaataggaATCTGGTTCACTCAGGTTACTCAGCAGTTGATGTCTCCCTACAGACGCTGGGTGCTCCAGCAGATCCTCCATCAGTTCTCTGCTGTGGGCCACaccaggaagcagcagcagggcgAAGCAGCACAGGCTGATAGTGAGAGGAGCCAGCAACTTAGTGACCATCTGTCCAGGATACTCCAGCAAGAGATAAAAGTGTGCTCTGATGCTGCCTGCCACTATTCCAGCAACTACAATGCCTGGTCTCACCGAATCTGGGTGCTTCAGCACATGGCCAAGGGGAATGTCAAGGTAGGACAGAGAATAggttctttatttatatatttttaaggaTTAATTGAATGTACTTTCCTACTCAACAcacaaagttttgtttttctcatcaaaCTCTCACCTAACAAACTTACCATTACCAAATTACCCTAGAAATAGAACCTTTAGGATATTTTTTGGAACAATGCCATGCACTAACAGGCACATTTTGATTGCATAAAATACAATCGCTAACTTTACATTTGATTATATTAATATGTAAATGACAAACAGGTCCAACTCTGACATGGCATTATGTTCATGAGTAAACCTGCAAATGTTTATTACAATGTTGTTGTGATTGGCTACCAAAGTTATTTTGCCCCGACTctgcaaaatacattttcaaacaaaaaaccaCTTTGTCTACCTTAATGACCAAAGCCAGGAAAATTGAGAACATTGTTTATGTACTGTAACTCCAGACTCTATGAATACAGCCATAGCCCGCCTAGCTTGACTTTGCCAGCATCAAAGTTGACATTGTGGTTGCATATAATAATtagaagggcactcagagagTGCTTACCTCTtctgaggcccaacagtccccttatggaaccacatttaaattcactagatctggatttcttttttaatgaagatccatgaattatttaagAAATCgctaaaaatgtttaaaaatatccTATCTTGCAATAATAAAGACAGTGAAATTTTATTTCCTGGGTTCACCTCCTTGGTCCTGTACTATAAAGTGAGGTTACGTCAAGAGTAACTCCATAATTAAGCAGTAATACAAAAGGAGAAATGTTGCCATGTCCATTTACTCTGCAACTCAAAACTGCTACAAGCTATCTTTGTTCTTTGTTAACTCGGTTTACTTTGCAAAAGCATCGCTCTCTTTATACAGTCTTAAAACCCAGTCGATGTTAGATGATTGTGAGAGGCTCACTCAGCAAGCGTAGTTATTTAGAGATTATCAGAATCTGGTGGTCTCCCACAATCATAGGAATTCAGTGTCTTCTCACTATTTTGCCATTGGACACTGTCAGTGCTCTTCATATCCGCTCACAATCAACACGCATTCTTCCTCTGTAAAATATGATGCACGGATTtgcactgctgcacacaccCTTTATGCATGTTCACATAGtctaattaattttaaaaaatgtatagtgccaaatcataacatacattcaAGGCACTTATTATTGCAAGGTTGAGACCTTACATATTATAGATAAGCCCAACAGTTCACACAAGAAGCGAATGCTACTCCTTCCctactggaagaaacctctagctGAGCCAGACTCAATGTGGTTGGCCATCTGCCTCAATCGGTTGGGGTAAGCAGAGAAAAATTTGGAAGAGTAGAGAGGTgtgtggaaaagagagagagagaagtggtcAGTGCATGACTGCggatcccccagcagtctaggcctatagcagcataataTTACATAGCAGCACAACATAACtaatcaaaaaggaacgttttaagtctaactttaaatgtagatggtaaatggtctctatttatatagcatttttctagtcttgatgaccactcaaagtgctttatagtacagtttttcacacattcatacagtgcatctatgtgcagcagtTCTTTTCTATGAGAatgggcaattcagggttcagtttCTATTTATCCAACCAGGAAAGTCTCATGAGACTAAGAATCTCTTTTCAGGGGAGACCTGGCCAAGATAGACAGcagcacagataaaaacatagtTACGAACAAAAAAAGCACATACTAAAACAGgatcaaaagaagaaaaaagattatAGCTACACGAccagttaaattaaaatcagcAACCTCTTATAGAATCTGCCTCCGGTGAAATTAAGTAATAAATTCAAAGTTGCATGTGCGGAATAAGCAAAAGCCCTTTTCCCAATTGAAGTTCTGAAAATGAATAGAGTAATGCCCAAAACATTTCTGCATAATGCAGCCAACAGGTAATAAGGGAGCAGGCCCAGAATCGCCTTGGTGGTATCCTACCTGAGAATATAATTCACAGTGATGAGTCAAAGCTATAGAATTTGTGATACATTTCAGGGAGGCATGGTAAGCTGATATCACCATAATcaagtataaataaaaaaagttgcaGCAACATGTCACATTTCTTACAAGTGCTGCACCTGTGGCTTAAAAGTGGAGGAGTCATCAATCAGAGTACCTAGATATTTATAAGAATTAACCACCTCTTTTCCATCAAGAGTGACCACTGAAGGGATAGCTTGTGGTCTATTCCTAACACCATAATTTTTATCATATCTGTGTTAAGAACAAGTTTCAGCTCAAGTAAGGTATTTTCGCTGTTTGCAACGGTTCCACGGCTTGTACACGAGTTGCCTCAGAGCTATATACagtgtcatcagcataaaaaCAAAGTATCTCATTATACATTGCATGTCTGTCAAGCTCATCCAAGATTATCCACAACAAGACACATTTTGACCCAGAatatttataatgataataaataagaGCAGACCTAAAACACAATATATCAggatcttgcccaaggacacaccggcatgcagatggggaagactgggatcaaacaacGACCTGTATTTAGCAAGCAAACTAGAAAGATGGGTGTTGATACACAGTCAAGTATGTATGGACAAAGAATACAGCAAGTGAAAGTCTTCAGGTTTTGGAAAGTGTGGTTTGATGCGCAGCTCATGTGGAATGAACATATACACACCATACTCTCCAAATGTAAAGAATAATTAATGTCATGAGATGTCTAACAAGGTCAGAATGGGGAGGGAGCAGTTTGTCAATGAGAAATATTTATGGAGCGCTTGTTGGATCTGTGCTAGACAATGGTTTTATCGCTTATGGTCCAGCATAGTTAAAGAAGTTGGAGGTTGTGCAAGCTCAAGCTTTGAGACTCTGCTGTGGTGCTTTCAAAACAACTCCTGTGTCTACTCTTCAGGTTGAGGTTGGTGAAATGCCTTTGCATCTTAGGCGAAAACAGTTGATGATGAATTACTGGGGAAATCTTCAGAGGCATTCTGAAGATAAACATCCAACAACAAAGGTACTTCTTCTATTTTGGGAGAGTGAAGGGGCCAAGAGTGGTGCGTGGAGCAGTATAAAAGTAGCCAGAGTCATTTAAATCAGAGAAGTTGTATCCCTACAGCAGTCTTGGTGGAACATAGATTGTAGACATtatatgaaacatttattcCAGTACATATAGATGGATCCAAAGATCCTATTCCAGGAAGAACAGGTTTTGGTTTCATAATACCAGACTTAAAGGTTTCAGTGAACAGTAGAACCTCAAATGATTTGTCAGTTTACACAGTAGAGATGGTAGCTATTGTGCAGGCATTACAGTGGGTAGAGTTATTTTGGGGTTGTTTTGTGTACAAGTTCTTGCTCAGCATTAATGCCGTTAAAGTAATTTTCATCAGTAGGCAAGATTTATTTAATAAGATATTTGAGACTCTGTATAAGGGCTTTGCGATAAAACGATaaagatgattattattattaaattaccTTTCCTGGTTGATACAGTGTCGATAGAGCTCattccatccatgttttgacagacaacacGAACAGCCAATGATAATGAGAATATTCAGGGATCGTCGGAAATGCTAACGTctgctagcttagccacttctggTAAAATTTGTtctaacactgtttacccctgacactcctaaagtgtttcgtagactcaaacacttcacccacctctccatcagcatagtggtgagcagataatgagtgaaaaTTTCTCATTTCTGGGTGCATCACAAAAAATAGAGGGGAAATAAAAGAGAGGAACACAACAAATTGTATGAAGCATCTGGGGTCACACAGGATACATTTAAAAGTAGAGGGAAGCACCATTTGCAGAAGCCAGTGTTTGTTTGCGTGACATTGATATTACGTTATTCTGTGTCTGATCCTCAACAATACTGTCTCTTTTATGTCTGTGAggttgttttaatttgaagctTATTCAGGAATTAATATTTGATACCTGGTATTCTTATTATCCTGAACTTTGTTTGGAGTCACCAGCATTCCCACACTTTGAGGTACACACGTGAGTTTCGCCAGGCCGTGGAAGATTCATCACACTCCTTTTTAGATTAAAATTGTATACAGGATTTTTTCACAAGGACTGATTATAACTTTGGAAAGACACGTTATGTCTGGAAATTAGGAAAAAAACGTTGTGCTGCTTCTCATTAGGAAGCAACAGCATAAAAATAGCTGTCCTCTGCCTATAATAATTCTGGCTTTTGTTCAGTCTTTGAGGAATAAGATTGACCATCTCCCCAAACTTAACACATATGTGTGACATCAACCACATGGTGTAACCTTTTGTTTCATTGTggccagctgccattttgaaagcacactcactcactcactcactcactcactcactcacacacacacgtacatacacaTCTGTGtatctgtatatagtaagtacacctttaattagtttgtgtgtttatacttttattatattacttattattttcataataaatgtacATGCTGTCGttgttaatgttgcataagtgtgatcttgccaacctctacactgtcaagaactctatatccttcaactttgctagcttgatgtggtcattttgtttatagtaattaatttcattattaaacagagttccaaatttgtattCAATTTCATGATATTTAATCGATAAATTGACTATCtgttcccttcctttgaagggtggtgccccaaGGTAGCGTTAATTAATcaaagttattatttaatattaatatttttaatatttaatatttttcagatttaaatggATTAAATGCCCAAAAGCAAACCATTTAATGTTGCCATGTTTAGGCTATAATAATCACAACACCTCATTCAGAGCTACaaatatttggttgtattttgatttctttgttGAGGCCAAAATTAActctttttatgtcttttctGAGATAATGACTCTTCTACAGAAGTTTTATTGAATCAGTTTTAACCTTCTGTATTTTTGACTGGTTTGAAAACGTCAATTTGGCAAATAAAACAAGACTAGGGACCCTTGGCAACATCGCCAGTAAGATCACACAGTGCAGTCAGGCCATGCTTTATTATAACAAACATAACTCAATTATAACAGGCAGGTCCTTCAGAGGGCAAATGCTATATTAGTAGGGGTGGGACCATATGCTTTGGTCACGATTCGATTGTATCACGATTCAAAGGCGGCAATTCGATTTGTATCACGATTATTGATAATTGTGATTCTACAAGTATTGCGATTCGATATAATCAGTAATTACAATGTTCTTTTCCTCTAAGTTAATTTCATACACTTCTAGAGATGATAAACCATGAATGTCGTTCCCATAAACAATGCACATCAGTCTGTGTCAGTCAGTCCAGCAGCTGACATTTATTTcaactgaaacaaaaagaggTACTTAACATGTacagcattttttaaagtttacagttaaaaaatgaaatgaaatgtccaCACAGCACAAATGTGGGCTAGTTTTAACATAACTTAATGTAATGAATTGCTCAATAGATTaacctgtttttaaataataaagtaaagtgCTCTGACTACTCCCATTGCTCTCTGAAGTAGTGCtataagatgaaaataaaacacttggCCAAAATAGAGcctctaaaagaaaaaaacaacacaaatgtccgtcatgaaattaaaatgtttcaaattaaacagttttttcaaaACCCTGAATTGCACATAAACACTGCTCTCTGAGGTAGTGctgtaagataaaaaaaaaaaacacttggcCAAAATTGAgcctctaaaataaaaaataaaacagcacaaaTGTAAGCCTTGAAATTAAAATGCTTGAAATGAAACACTTTTATAAAAAACCCTGGACTGCAGATAAACACTGATAAACAAAACTTACAATGCTTTTTGAGGTAAACAGGCAACTGCTACTTTTGGTTGCTTCTGTTAATTGAGCTAGTGCTTAGGAGTTTCAAGGTTTTTGTACAAAAACAAGAGCTGGTCAACATGTTCTGCCATTAGGGTGCTCCGCTGAGCTGTAACAATGTCCCCAGCCGTGGAGAACACACGTTCAGCAGAGACACTTGTGCCTGGCACACATAAGTACTGCTTTGCCAGCTTTGCCAGGAGAGGAAACTCGCGGTGATGATCTTTCCACCCGTCTAATGGGTTCTCAGACAGTGGCAAAGAAGCAGCTGTGCTGTAatctttcacctcctcctctgctctgtcaaAAGCTGACTTCTCTGGTGGCACCAGACCTGGTGACTGTCTGGCATCTCCAGAGGTGTTGCCCAGTAGCTCAGCCAGTGCACAGGATATTCTCCTTTTAGAAGGGGGGGCTCCTGACCACCTCTTTCTTCTGCATTCTTCTCAGTTTCCTCATTTAGTCCACTACTGTCAAGATCCTCTTGATCAAGCCTCTCTACTTCACTCTATAATAAACAAAGCAGAGTGGAACAAAGAAAATAGCACactattaaatgttttattttgtcagcaTTCCACCTATTTGATTTGGTCTATTTCAACACATTTgaacacacacccccacacacagaggcacTTAAATATGAGCATAGACACCACTTTTTCATCTCTCTCGCAACATCCACCTTACCTGGTAgatcctttctgcagaaagctTCAATAAAACTCACTCTGAGACCAAAGAAACATTCTTCGACCCGTTTATTGACACATTTCCACCACAGTACTTGTTTAAAAGTATTGATTTTAACACGTGTGCTATGAATGACTCCTGCGTGACATTCAGTGATTTTGTTAGATTACCATTCCTTTAGCTTTGGTTTTTTATTCTAACAAAAGATTCACATTTTGAGTCGATGTTATTAACCTAACTGAGAAGCGACTATAAACACAAACTTTATAATTGGTGCTTTTTATATTTACTATGACATCATCGGTActcttaaaaaagaaattgcTCATGCCTACAATGGGTATTGCTTGTTTTCAGTATGCAATCCTATTTATTAATCAATCCAATTTTCTCATCCAAATTCCATAACTTGTGTTCAAACTTTTGTTGTGCTGTTGAGTTACACTACTATAAATATCCAATATCAATAATGGTGATCTCAATTGTTGAGTGACTTATAATAAGTCATATTGCAGTCCTATAACCTAATAAACCTATTTACATATTTTGAGCATAAACGACACAaggtaaaaataacaacaaaccaATCTTCTAATATATGTTGAATTTCCCTCATTAATAAGTAGCCCTTTTTTTTAAGACACTTGTGCTTACTGGTATGTTTCTGGACAGGTTTTCCATGATGAGCTGTCCTCTATGCGTCTGTGGGTGTCCATGCATGTGTCTGACCACAGTGGGTTCCACTACCGCCAGTTCCTGCTCAAGGAGCTGATGACTGAGCTCTACCAGACACCACCTTCTACCACCACTACCTGTTCATCCGAGCAACAGTCCACCACAGTCCCTAGCATTAGTCTCCCCCATCAAAGCCATAACCAAGCTAACAGGGAGCTGTCGGAAGCAGAGgcagcaggtgaggaggagaggcaaCTCAGCTTCACCACCGTCTTTCAGCTCTTCCACCAGGAGATGGAGCTGTGCTCAGACCTGATAAAGTCCTTCCCTGGACACGAGACACTCTGGAGTCACAGGTGAGGCTACACAGGTGAACGTAACGCAATGAACGTTTCCATTTTGTAGTGACCTATTATGAGATAGTTTGCAAATTTTACAAGTTATTAATGTGTGAAACTGAAGCACAGTTTCGCTCTGCAACTGAACTTAAGTAGAAGTTATGGTCAATGTTGATTTCAGGTTATATGCAGATCATGACAccttagaaagaaaaaaatatttgtggtATGTAACTAATGGTATACCTTGGTACAGGCTTTTCAGTCAAAATTTAAGATATCTGTCTAAAATGACATCTATCCATTTTTGAACAGTTTGAAATACATGTACTGCATGTAATTTGAAGAAAATAAGGCTTGTTTGGGGAATGTTATAAAGCAGGGGTGTCAAAGTCAATAACATAGAGGGCCGCGGGGGAGGGCAGACAGCGACTCTGCAAAATGGCTCTGTATTGCGTGAGTGTTGCGTAGCACAGGAAGGATAAATGCTTCACTTTCTGTGTCCATCACACAACACTGAACCACCTACAATTCACTCATTACAGTCCAAGCCATCAAGTGAAGACCACATGGTCAGAATTAATGttaatcaaattaaagttgtaaaacGAGGCTTACTACAAATAAATCTGTTCAGGTCGGGGCCCTGATGAAGCATAACCAATATGGGGCCAATAGGACAATGTACAGTGGAGTTGAAAAATACTTCCTTTTTCATGGTAAATAAGTAGGTGGCACTATGACCCTGTGTTAATATAAgacatatggagctgttcaggccagGACTGATCATGTGACAGAATTTTGGggctgattggacaatgcacagtggagttatgACAACTTCGTCTCCTTTGTCGAAGGATCAACCTTCGCCGCACCTCAGTGTGTACACGGTTTGAGTAAATGTCACAATTCTGACCGTGAAGGTCTTCTGACTTGTCTGAGCTCATTTGAGCTGTATATTGTAAAGCAGCCAAGAGCAGTGCATCAAAGTATAGaacatgtcacttcctgtcgcCAGCAGGTGGTGCAGTGTCAATGAGTCAATATTGACATATGTATCAGGGCGGGACTGTGAAATAAGTTTGAGGCTAtaataaatcactttttttgGCAAATCATCAAAATTTGACAGCATGCCATGTTCACACCGTGTGACATACATTAAAATG
Proteins encoded in this window:
- the ptar1 gene encoding protein prenyltransferase alpha subunit repeat-containing protein 1 isoform X3, coding for MGMVILAPTCQGSDLFSVGHLPLTWVALAERKELLQCGVLYPEKDLYLGKLALTKFPKSPETWIHRRWVLQQILHQFSAVGHTRKQQQGEAAQADSERSQQLSDHLSRILQQEIKVCSDAACHYSSNYNAWSHRIWVLQHMAKGNVKVEVGEMPLHLRRKQLMMNYWGNLQRHSEDKHPTTKVFHDELSSMRLWVSMHVSDHSGFHYRQFLLKELMTELYQTPPSTTTTCSSEQQSTTVPSISLPHQSHNQANRELSEAEAAGEEERQLSFTTVFQLFHQEMELCSDLIKSFPGHETLWSHRRHVFYLWHQWKREHQNHCSSNGGNELVHLIYCDPALLKDSTQSCTGLGEIVNGQKHASELMEVDGVSFPDQRDNKRLKRGVPLPKPPTLSSEHSFVSGIIDRCSNPEQRHFALAYKKWLDTVIGQQPL